CTTTGTTTACCTTGACTTCTAAATTTATAGTCTTCTCATATTTATCGAACTTCTTACTCAAGACAAGAAGGAACTCTTTGATCCCGTACTCTTCCCATGAGTTGTCAACCACATCAGCAATACTTGCTAACCTATCCATCTCTGGTTCAATCTGTGTGGACTCATCCACATCACTCTCATTATTGATCATGAGTTCCATATCATCCTCGTTTCTTCTAAAACTTTGAGACTTACCAATCTTTGAAGTGGGAGTGATACTTTTTGAAATCAAAGCAAGGCTTCTGGAGTGCTCAAGACTGGGACCTTTTGCTGgagtaagtttagcatcatcagtCATCGGGGCTGGAACCTGGACCACAGAAGGAAGTTCCCCATCTTCCCTTGCACACTCTATCTCATCCTTTGATTTATCAGTACTTCCATTTACATTAAGGTCTAATGGATCTGCAGGATGCTCTGCAGCAACAACAGTCAAGGATGAAGCTTGATTAACTGAAGGTCCCAATGGTAACCAACTTTTAAGATTGCACGAACGTGTATGCAGTGCCCATGGAACATCAGCATTATTCAGAGAAGGCCACATGAGCTTCGTTAAGGAATCAAGCTGCTCCCTGTAAAGGCAACCAAAGATTCTAAATCTATTAACTTACGCCATATATGCCACCATAAGAGCAAAAGGAGAACATAATGATAACCAACCAATAGCACAGCAACTTCAGAGTAAAGAAGATCAAATATAGAACACGTTAATCTcacaaaaacaaaggaataaattTAACCACTGACTGAGCTAAATATAACACCCGAAACTCAAAAACAGGTCTCTGTCCAAGCACTGTAACTTTAAGAACTTGCAGAAACTTCTACAAGCACATTGCATATTTGTCTCAAAATTTATTATTCCCCATTATCATTCTAATACAACTACAAAACGAAGCAAAGCAGTGACTCACGCAAGAGCCAGCTGAGCCCTTTCACGAGAGCGAATCCTTTGAACAACTGTCTGTACCCGATTCTGCTGGCGATAGAGGGAAAGGCCAGAAGTAACGGCAGCACTTTTAGCTGCCGAACTACTTTGACCTTCAAGGGCTGTAAGCAGAGGCGAAACTTCGGGTAAGAAATCAATTCCTGCCAAATGCTGGGCCCACTTATATGGACGCAAGGTTCTCTTTTCATCAAATGCAACAGCATCACCAGCACATAACTTAGCAGACTGCATGACAATCAGAAAATACTATCTTAGATACTAAACAGAGAAAAACGTTCTTTGTTCCATTAGTTTTTGAGAAGGACTAAGAAAGAACCATAAAAAGTAGGTTGATTCGAGCATGCTTAAAACACCCATACCTGGTGAGGGAGCTCAGTACCAGTGTCATCGGGGAATAAATTGCACAAAATGTTATTCTCTGGTCCTTCACAGGATCCTTCAACCCCAACGCATACAACATTCAACTTATGCAAGTATTCAAACCGCAGACTGGCTAATTTTGCAGGCTTCACATTAGAATCCTCATCATCATATATGTGGAGAATAACTTTGAGGGGGTGAGACTGATAAATTCCAGCCTGGTCAAGGTTCTCCTTTCCTGGAACCTTCTTTGGCCGCTTTCTCCTTCTCTgcccatcatcctcttcatcaggTGCATCATCATCCAATCTGTTTGCGTCAGCACTTGCAGGTGTACCTGAAATTTGCAGCCTTATTATTAACCAATGTGTAAATGTAATGTTGAGAAACTCATATACAGTTTTGTGGGAAGGTTAGACACTGCCGATGGTTTTGGACGTTAGAAAAGAACTTGGTGCAACGCAAATGAGTGGTTGAAATAATCTGCTTTTGCTAGTTTTACTTATTTACCAGTATCCTTATTTGCTTGCTGCTGTGCAAAAATTTGAGCATCCTTCATACTTCCCAGAATTTCCAAATCCATTCTCTCTTCAAATGCCTCTTTCTGTGCTAAGAACTGCGAGTAAATCACATAAAGAGGTGGTGGAAGCAATTCTGCAGAGTTATGCTGCTTTAATTTCTTTGAGTGTAGGACTCCAAGTTGCTGTTGAACAGGCAGAGAAGCTTTTTTAAGAGATTTCAAGTGTGAAGGAAG
This DNA window, taken from Papaver somniferum cultivar HN1 chromosome 3, ASM357369v1, whole genome shotgun sequence, encodes the following:
- the LOC113356851 gene encoding THO complex subunit 5A-like — encoded protein: MGEMEVEDSNSMIPETEVSKVNKTAYEMLEENRKSMEEIVAKMLFIKKEGRPKSELRELITQMSLHLVNLRQANRTILLDEDRVKAETERAKAPVDFTSLQLHNLMYEKNHYLKAIKACKDFKSKYPAIELVPEEEFFSNAPEDIKKKSMSKESSHDLMLKRLNFELYQRKELCKNREKLEQHKKGLLETIATRKKFLSSLPSHLKSLKKASLPVQQQLGVLHSKKLKQHNSAELLPPPLYVIYSQFLAQKEAFEERMDLEILGSMKDAQIFAQQQANKDTGTPASADANRLDDDAPDEEDDGQRRRKRPKKVPGKENLDQAGIYQSHPLKVILHIYDDEDSNVKPAKLASLRFEYLHKLNVVCVGVEGSCEGPENNILCNLFPDDTGTELPHQSAKLCAGDAVAFDEKRTLRPYKWAQHLAGIDFLPEVSPLLTALEGQSSSAAKSAAVTSGLSLYRQQNRVQTVVQRIRSRERAQLALAEQLDSLTKLMWPSLNNADVPWALHTRSCNLKSWLPLGPSVNQASSLTVVAAEHPADPLDLNVNGSTDKSKDEIECAREDGELPSVVQVPAPMTDDAKLTPAKGPSLEHSRSLALISKSITPTSKIGKSQSFRRNEDDMELMINNESDVDESTQIEPEMDRLASIADVVDNSWEEYGIKEFLLVLSKKFDKYEKTINLEVKIKISMEYPVRPPLFTLSLHSIMPGEKSSSSRGDDTDCYNELRAMETEVNLHILNILPWDYENYILAHQVSFLAMLFDFYFNEAPPSSEGRKSTSVVDVGLCNPASGSILSRSFRGRDRRKMISWKDIECTPGYPY